One window of the Streptomyces sp. V4I8 genome contains the following:
- a CDS encoding glycosyltransferase family 2 protein — protein sequence MTILGLWLCLLALFIWQFEPETHRAFAQSTAIGVTVVASGLFISYFWLNGIKDLLYTLAFHRYRDQLQPKVPAQTRADGNWPRTILVYCTCDDFCAESLEASMRQDAPMVTTVILDDSKTDEFRRQVDEFAADHGVEVIRRTDRVGFKAGNLNNFLRQADFDYFVILDSDEIIPPNFVTRCLDYFEHYPNAGIVQANHVATRNRNTFMRRFHPGVASHWLAYQCVKNRFGFLSLLGHGAMVSASCYRAAGGFPHLVAEDLCFSIEARAAGYLTVFAPDIVCEEEFPVSYLAFKRRHNKWTQGNMEFIKKYTWRILSSPMRWFEKMDIVMFSYSLPLTSLFSLYVVINVIVLPALNYSVHWPLWMLVPTVLFIVAPMLNDILSLRKTMRAGALSSYLLHTVLLFGSMFFTSLRASFKSLFGSSVFLVTPKQGTRVTWRHAVRSNWPDLLFAVALTATCLWFTHSVLPVLLITVPTTAALYLARMHMRGNQQVEAGR from the coding sequence GTGACGATTCTCGGCTTATGGCTATGTCTTCTGGCATTGTTCATCTGGCAGTTCGAGCCGGAGACGCATCGGGCCTTCGCACAGTCCACCGCGATCGGAGTGACGGTCGTGGCCAGTGGCCTGTTCATCAGCTACTTCTGGCTCAACGGCATCAAGGATCTCCTCTACACCCTCGCTTTCCACCGTTATCGCGACCAGCTGCAGCCCAAGGTCCCCGCTCAGACGCGAGCCGACGGCAACTGGCCGAGGACCATCCTGGTTTACTGCACCTGCGACGATTTCTGCGCGGAGTCGCTTGAGGCTTCGATGCGGCAGGACGCCCCGATGGTGACCACGGTGATCCTGGACGATTCAAAAACCGATGAGTTCCGCCGTCAGGTGGATGAGTTCGCCGCCGACCACGGGGTGGAGGTGATCCGGCGCACCGACCGCGTAGGGTTCAAGGCGGGGAACCTCAACAACTTTCTGCGGCAGGCCGACTTCGACTACTTCGTCATTCTGGACAGCGACGAAATCATCCCGCCGAACTTCGTGACCCGTTGCCTGGACTACTTCGAGCACTACCCGAACGCGGGAATCGTGCAGGCCAACCATGTGGCCACCCGTAATCGGAACACGTTCATGCGCCGCTTCCACCCCGGGGTCGCCTCACACTGGCTCGCCTACCAGTGCGTCAAGAACCGGTTCGGTTTCCTGTCCTTGCTCGGGCACGGCGCCATGGTCAGTGCTTCCTGCTACCGTGCGGCCGGCGGCTTCCCCCACCTGGTCGCGGAAGACCTATGCTTCAGCATCGAGGCCCGCGCCGCCGGCTATCTGACCGTGTTCGCACCGGACATTGTGTGCGAGGAGGAGTTCCCGGTCTCGTACCTGGCGTTCAAGCGGCGCCACAACAAATGGACTCAGGGCAACATGGAGTTCATCAAGAAGTACACATGGCGAATCCTCTCCAGCCCTATGCGCTGGTTTGAAAAGATGGACATCGTCATGTTCAGCTACAGCCTGCCGCTAACCAGCCTGTTCAGCCTGTACGTCGTCATCAACGTCATCGTCTTGCCCGCGCTGAACTACTCCGTGCACTGGCCACTGTGGATGCTCGTCCCGACAGTGCTGTTCATCGTCGCCCCGATGCTCAACGACATCCTCAGCCTGCGCAAGACCATGCGCGCCGGCGCACTTTCCTCGTATTTGCTGCACACGGTACTGCTGTTCGGCTCAATGTTCTTCACCAGCCTGCGCGCTTCCTTCAAGTCGCTGTTCGGCTCATCGGTCTTCCTAGTCACCCCGAAGCAGGGGACACGCGTCACCTGGCGCCATGCCGTGCGCTCCAACTGGCCGGACTTGCTGTTCGCTGTGGCACTCACCGCGACATGCTTGTGGTTCACCCACAGTGTTCTGCCGGTTCTGCTCATCACCGTGCCGACAACAGCCGCTCTCTATCTGGCCCGTATGCACATGCGCGGCAACCAGCAGGTGGAGGCTGGTCGGTGA
- a CDS encoding sortase: protein MAVTVGLALGGYTAWLVWGTSPQPSQAEQARTAQVEKDLRRRAPSPHAGPDTPAVMRIPALGRRWAYRVYNGTTAKQLNKGLGHYRSTAGPGQVGNYVVAGHRSSNSGFAPFAELPDRIKRGSRLIVTAATGRYTYTVTKTQRVTPDAVRVLRSDQGRGADPQKRLITLITCTPRYGSTGRFIVYGHLISHQGPK, encoded by the coding sequence GTGGCCGTGACTGTCGGGCTGGCTCTGGGCGGTTATACGGCCTGGCTGGTCTGGGGTACCAGTCCCCAGCCCAGCCAGGCCGAGCAGGCGCGCACCGCTCAGGTCGAAAAGGATCTGAGGCGCAGGGCTCCCTCGCCGCATGCCGGCCCGGATACTCCCGCGGTGATGCGCATCCCGGCCCTCGGGCGCCGTTGGGCCTATCGCGTGTACAACGGCACGACCGCTAAACAGCTGAATAAGGGATTGGGGCACTATCGCAGCACCGCCGGCCCCGGCCAGGTCGGCAACTACGTTGTCGCCGGACACCGCTCTTCCAACTCCGGATTCGCGCCCTTCGCCGAACTTCCGGACCGCATCAAGCGGGGATCCCGCCTCATCGTGACTGCCGCGACCGGCCGCTACACCTACACCGTCACGAAGACCCAACGCGTCACCCCTGACGCCGTACGGGTCCTCCGCTCTGACCAAGGCCGCGGCGCCGATCCCCAAAAGCGCCTGATCACCCTCATCACCTGCACGCCACGCTACGGAAGCACCGGCCGCTTCATCGTCTACGGCCATCTCATCTCGCACCAAGGGCCCAAGTGA
- a CDS encoding enoyl-CoA hydratase-related protein produces MEEIPMSDIRIERHDRVVTVGLDLHILNVLNHELLTEVINLLRPLDLDPDVGCFVVAGRQRLFEDDPGVKSVTGEAATGMAVDDCSSLWEEFARLRTPKVAAVDGCALGSGCELATMCDVVIAGESAVFGQPEIKLGAVPGVGGTQRLTRLVGRAKAMDLILTGRAMSAPEAERCGLVSRLVANGQALAEAQQLATVIASYGGATISAARGAVDRALKTSPGDGAPVERRAFAPFTLDQQGRTGKVPNQRPPHFWS; encoded by the coding sequence ATGGAAGAGATACCGATGAGCGACATCAGGATCGAACGCCACGACCGTGTGGTGACTGTAGGGCTGGACCTGCACATTCTCAATGTGCTGAACCATGAGTTGCTGACCGAAGTCATAAACCTTTTGCGCCCGTTGGACCTCGATCCCGACGTCGGCTGCTTCGTCGTCGCCGGCCGGCAGAGGCTTTTCGAGGACGATCCCGGCGTGAAGAGTGTGACAGGAGAGGCAGCCACCGGGATGGCGGTGGACGACTGCTCCTCCCTCTGGGAAGAGTTCGCACGACTGCGCACTCCGAAGGTCGCGGCCGTTGACGGCTGCGCCCTGGGCAGCGGCTGTGAACTGGCGACGATGTGCGATGTCGTCATCGCGGGCGAGTCAGCCGTCTTCGGCCAACCGGAGATCAAACTGGGCGCCGTCCCGGGCGTCGGCGGTACCCAGCGCCTGACCCGTCTGGTGGGCAGGGCCAAGGCCATGGACTTGATCCTCACCGGTCGCGCCATGAGCGCACCGGAGGCGGAGCGCTGCGGCCTGGTCTCTCGCCTTGTGGCCAACGGCCAGGCCCTCGCGGAGGCACAACAACTGGCCACGGTGATCGCTTCCTACGGCGGCGCGACAATCAGCGCCGCCCGGGGGGCCGTCGACCGAGCCCTGAAAACCAGCCCTGGGGACGGCGCCCCCGTCGAACGTCGCGCGTTCGCCCCGTTCACCTTGGATCAGCAAGGACG